The nucleotide window CGCCGAAGCTCTCCGGCAGGAACACCGACCGCAGCCCCTGGCACATCCACTTGAGCGGGAACAGCGCCGCCACCTGCTGCATCCAGGTGGGCAGGTCGGTGAAGACGAAGAACACGCCGGAGATGAACTGGAGCACCAGGGCGACGGGGGTGACCACCGCCGAGCCACTGCGGGCGGTGCGGGCCAGCGACGAGATCGCGATGCCGCACAGGGTGCACGCGGTCACCCCGAGCACGGCGACCCAGCCGAAGGTGAACCACTTCGCGGCGGTGCCCGGCAGGTCGAGGTCGAACAACGCCACCGCGACGGCGAGCAGCAGGGCCGTCTCGGCGATGCCGATCGCCACCACCATGATCACTTTGCCGGCGAACCAGACCCACTTCGGCATCGGCGTGCCCCGGTAACGCTTGAGCACGCCCCGGTCCCGCTCGATCGGGATCCAGATGCCGAGGTTCTGAAAGCTCACAGTCATCAGGCCGGTCGCGATCATGCCGGTGATGAAGTACTGGGTGAACTTGACCCCGCCGCCGATCGTGCCGTCGAAGATCGACGCGAAGATCAGGATCATGATGATGGGGAAGCCCATCGTGAAGACCACCGACTCCCTGCTGCGCAGGAACTGGGTGATCTCCAGCCGGCCCTGGCGCAGGGCGAGGGCACCGGCACCCGGCCGTCGGCCGCGGGCCGCTGCCACTGGCGTGGCCGGCTTCGTCGTGGTCGTCATCGCGCGTGTCCGATCATGGTGAGGTAGACGTCCTCCAGGGTCGGCCGGGTCACAGTGAGCCCGGGGACCTCGCCGCCGTATCGCGCGGCGAGGTCGGCCACGAAGGCCGTCGGCGTCGCGCTCTGCGCGCTCTCCAGCAGCCCTTCCGGGGTACGCCAGGAGACCGTCGCGAGGGACTCCTGTCGAT belongs to Micromonospora ureilytica and includes:
- a CDS encoding ABC transporter permease, which encodes MTTTTKPATPVAAARGRRPGAGALALRQGRLEITQFLRSRESVVFTMGFPIIMILIFASIFDGTIGGGVKFTQYFITGMIATGLMTVSFQNLGIWIPIERDRGVLKRYRGTPMPKWVWFAGKVIMVVAIGIAETALLLAVAVALFDLDLPGTAAKWFTFGWVAVLGVTACTLCGIAISSLARTARSGSAVVTPVALVLQFISGVFFVFTDLPTWMQQVAALFPLKWMCQGLRSVFLPESFGGQEPGGSFELGRVAVVLALWCVIGVVLCLTTFRWTTKRDG